The Gottschalkia purinilytica region TACCAGCATTGGCACTTGGAGTTGATCCAGCTGATCCAGATATTATGAAGAGAAAGCCTAGGGATCCTAAAAAGAATATATTTGCAGGTGGACTTTGGCATATGATTATATTACAAGGGATAATAATAGGAGGATTGACGTTAATAGCATTCAATATGGGAAATCAAATAAATGAAATTACTGGTAGAACAATGGCATTTATTACGCTTAGTTTGTCACAGATAATACATACATTTAATGTAAGATCTCTAGATAAATCCATATTTAAGTTAGGATTATTTTCAAATAAATATTTGATAATTGCTAATGTTGTATCTATATTTTCAATGGTAATAGTAATATTGATACCAGTACTTAGAAATATATTTAAGCTTACTTTTTTAAACGGACAGCAAGTAATGACTACCATTGGACTTTCTATTCTTCCTTTAGTTATAGTCGAAATAGTCAAATTAATAAAAAGAATATCAACAAATAATTAAAATTTTAAAATATATATAATATATTATCTAACTAAATAATAGTATATTATATATGAAAAAATAAAAAATCTAA contains the following coding sequences:
- a CDS encoding cation transporting ATPase C-terminal domain-containing protein, producing the protein PALALGVDPADPDIMKRKPRDPKKNIFAGGLWHMIILQGIIIGGLTLIAFNMGNQINEITGRTMAFITLSLSQIIHTFNVRSLDKSIFKLGLFSNKYLIIANVVSIFSMVIVILIPVLRNIFKLTFLNGQQVMTTIGLSILPLVIVEIVKLIKRISTNN